CGGTATTAATAAGCTCAAATCAAATGCACGTGCTTGGCGTTCGAGCAGAATGGTTAATTGATTGCCAATCGTGTTGATGTTTATGCGCAAGATCAAATAATATGGGGGTGGAATTTATTACCCGCCCACGATGCCCGTCTATCGGATGGAAGGGCAAGGAACGGCTTGTCCGGTTTGTCTGATTGATGATGCCTAAAATTACTGGCCACTGGCACTAGATGTTCCAACAAAAGGATATCGTTTCCGTCGTGGCTATCGGCAGCCGTTAGCGTCACCTTAATTGGTGTCATTGACGTCATCGATTCGTCCATCAGGAGCGAACCTAATCAATTTTGATAGGGCGTCGCGCCCAAGTTGGTTTGATTCAatcaaaactttctttttttttggcttctccTGGTCATAATGACGTGCATCAACTAAATAGAAATTCGGTTTGTCCAGTCATAATGAAAAAGCTATTCTACACATTGAAGGTTTGTAAGGAAGCGGGGTCGTCAATCGCGAAGATTTGAAATGAAAGACATAGAATATTTGGGAAGATGATGGCACCAGCACCTGACGGTACGTTCAAACAGGAGTCGGGCGACGGCATTTGTTTCTTGGCAGCGACGGTGGACGACGGCGTCACCTGTTCGGGATCCTCTTCGGCGATGTCGTTGTTACTTTTCGTCAATGAACGTTTGGCCGAGATCGGATGTTGGTGGTGAGGGTATGAGAGTGGGTCTAAGTCCATACACATAGGTTGGGTTTCGTCGTTTTCAAAACAGTGAAgggtaaatgaaatttgacGTGTTCGATAAAATACGTGGGAACTGCTGCTAATTTAAACAAACAGTGTGGGGGGGTTTTGAACAAATCCAACTAAATGGCAAACACTTGGCGAATGTAACCATCGTTTAATATTGAGCGGTATATGGTGGGTTTGTGTGGTTCTAGAGGCGTTCCACTGGCCAAATGTCAATTGCTCTTCAAACTATTAGACCGCACAAACTGAGTTCTTACAGAGCACAGACAGGTAATATTCAAATCAAGCAACGGTTTACGTCTTTTTTAAAGGAGGTTATGGTTCGGTTAGTCTCGTTTTATTACTGGAGTTCCTCTCTGCTTTTAAAGGTACCTTCgtgatatttatttttagggACGCTTATGGTCCTCTTTACGATTACTCTGAGGGTAGTTTagttaataaataattgtgGGCCGTAACTAAACTAAACACGCATAGATATGGTCAGGGATCATAAACGATCTTTGTGTGTCGGTTATTCTATTGTTAATATACCGAGGCGAAATCACGGTACTTACTTCGCGATGTTGAATAGTTTCGGCCAATGTCGGCCAGCGAGCGGATAATGGGCAGTTTGGCTGCGCTGTTTTGCTCCTTGTTCTTCTCGTAGAGATGACGATGGCGCCTGAGCAGAGCTTCACGAACCTTTGTTCCAATTGTTtagaaatttcaatttaataCTGCCACTCTTAAAAGTGTGTCGCGTTTACACTTACCCTGTCCTTGGCATTGAAGGGAAGATGTCCAGAATTAGCCATCATGTCAATAGTAAGATCTGTGATCTGGACGAGTGTCTGAGCATCAGCGTCCAAAAGGACGGGTCCGTTGAGCAAGAGGCTGCGGAGCTCAAAGAGCGAATGTAGTGACAAAGTGGCTACGTGAGGCTTCGACCAACGGCTACCACCTTCTTCTACATCCTCCTCGAACTTGACCCAACTAAATTTCACACCCAAAAAACATTATGGCATATGTCCATCGAAAGTTTTGCTGTTAAACTTCTTCTACTAACCGCGCAGTTTCGTTCCACTCGACTTCACCGGCGTCGTGGTTGTAGCAGAGCTCCTCCATCTCGGAGAACAGCGGATGAGATTCGTGAGTCCCATCGTCACCATCAGCTTCTTCTCCCAAGATGAACTGGACACGCTGAGAAGGCGGTATAGCAGCTAAAAATTTGGAAttatgatttaaaagaaaaactaaactaaagACGATCAAACGATTTACAATTATCAGCCGGCGAAGCCTCTTCAGCTATGCCAGGTTGATGCTGATGACGATGGTGATGCCGGTGTCGTCGATGATGTGAAGAGCGCCGCTTGTTCCCGCTGGAAGGAACGTGAACACCCACGTACATCGTATGAGCTCGATGGCCTAAAAGAGTGTTTGCGTAACGTGAGATTCGATGAAAGACGCTACATCAGAAATGTTTGCCTATTCTTTAGCGAACTTCCACTCACAAAGTCGAGTTTTTAATCTACACTTCGTGTAAATGTTAAAACCATGTTCAGTGCGAGTGACACAGTAGTTGAAGGATATAAAGTAAACAACAGAAACgagaaaatagggaaaaaggaaacaatcTGGCTTGACACGGGATTTTGGCTCTTGTCCCAAATGGAGGTTGTCGGTTTTCctgattgttttccttttcatttccattccTTTTATATCTTTCTGTTTGATTTCAGTtcttgttctctttcttttggcAACCTCATATTCCTCTTCCTCAGCTTCTTTTTCGGGCGTTTCTCTCGATCGAGCAATTGTTTCAATTATTTGATCGATAGGGCAAAAGGAACAAGACCGTATCTATAAGGATTAAACGAATTTCATGGCATAGCTGAATTGTTAAGTTCGAATACTCAATCATCAATATCTTCAGCTGCGTCTGTATATGACTGTCCTGCCGATCAATACATAGGTATGTATTGGTAGTGAAGGGCCAACCAATGGCAGTGCCAGACGAAAGACGTGACTTTTGTTCTGATCGATTATCGACCAACGGTTTCGATGTCTTTTGATGTTGGTCATCTCGACTATCGAAATCACTCGCTGTTGCGGAAAGAGAGAtatcaatttccttttttttttaccttcgtAATCCTTTTCTGTGTAGGATTGGTGACAGTTGGATGCTATTCCAGGATCTTTTGGGGCATCTCCTGCTCCTGTCCGAGGAACGGGTAACGGCGATTCATCCATGGCGAATGTAGCTTAGCACTAACTTCCTTCAAAATCCtattgaaaggaaaaaagaatttaaatgcGAACGGAATTTGTACaataacccattttttttttcattttcatagaCGTGAGATGTATGGGCAAGGCGACCTTTTAGCTGGAATATAACAAGGGCTTCTCATTCTGACTGCGCATTGCCTCCCTCCGTTAACCGTGTGCAGGATTATAGAAAATGCGCCCAACGGCCTTAAGAGCCGTGCACGTCTAGGTATCATTGTCGGCTTTCCACGTCATTCGATCGACAAATCGATAATGCCAATTCAGTTCCCAATCCCATTTTAGACGCCATAGCCACACGGTGGATTCACTGGAATACAAGATtttgggaaaaatgaaataaacgtaaaacgAATGTGGTCCGATCTCGGGAGAATCCCGTCGATAAATTTATCACGTTGCTAAAATAGCCAATTTCTGAGGTTTCACTGAAAGAATCTAGTCTTTATTTCCAAGCTCTTTGACCAACGTAAGCGTAGACACCAAAGATAAACGGaaacacgcacaaaaaaaatctgaacgATTCGTTGGAATAAACCAAGTTCGACACAGGCCCCCATTTGTTATAATGATGGGGAACCACAAACTATAGCCAACGCTCATTTTAACCGTCAGAAAAGTTGTACTCTATTTAGTTATACGTATAAGGAAGTGCCGTTGTTTACAAACGCCATCAAGAATAAACCACAAACGAGCAATTTTTGTCCAATTTTTGTGCCCCCTTTCTTTATAGCGTTATTTCTAGAATAAAAGTTTCCTGGTTGCTGTCATCGCCTTTCCCAATTTATAGCCTTGCCCAGCACCAAGTGCTACGAGGAAAATGTTGATAGACTTATGTCAATGAAATCGCGTTATCTTTCCAATCGGCGACCTTATTGAACTCTGTGGAATTGTGTAGGTGCTAGGATTGTTACTAGGGCAATCTCGCAGATCAAGCGATAACAAGAGTTTGGTGGACGGAGGAGAAGAAGCATAAGAGTAAGATCGAATATCTGATAACCTCACGTCTCATCCAAAACTCAAATAAATGCTGAAGATGCGGCTTACGTAAGTCTGCGACGACAATAGAAGAGCGCGAAAAGACATCGATTGGCAAGAAAGTGCAATTTCCTGTGCCTGAATCCGCGGTTTGAGAACCGGATTTAGCACCCTACGCCAACCGCTATATAAATGGAGGCAAGTCGAGTTCTATTCGGGCTGGGCGGCCAGCGTATATAAACACAGATCAATACGAAATGGTTTGAAGGGAGTATGAGAAACAGAGGGAAAAGACGAGATGCACGGCAGAGACTTATAAGCTGTATAGTGCACACACTGTGAAGAGAAGGTGTATAGTGAAAAGGTTAGGGAATCCACTTGACTGGGACATTCACCGCCATGCAGATGGCTCCCGTAACTCTTTGTAAAACATTAAAGTTTTTCATTGCAAATTTCTGAATTAATTTTCGCTGCTTTGCTATTGCAGATTTCTGCTGCGGATCaatcatcaataaaaatacctaCTGTAACTATGCCACATTGAATATAGAAATCAGAGGGATATTGTAAAATGGAGACGTTTCAGAGAGAGGTTATTCAAACAATGCGAAATGTTTTGCACCTTAGTTTGCCGATAAAACGAggatgttgttgtttctcgGAGATTTGGGCTGATCGTCTTTTTCAATGGTCCGTTGACAAGTCGATACGGGccatgaaactgattccaCAGCGCTATGTTCGTGGGAGAAGATTTAAAATAATCCGGTTCGGCGGTGCCGCCGTTGCAGAATCGTTGCACAACTTTCGtagatgaaaataaaagcaagTGATAATTGCCAAATGCgcaattcaaaataaacaattggGAACTGGTGACGTCTTTTTATACTATCAGAAAggtcgttttaaaaaaaggaacagaCAAACGGAAAAAAGGAAGTAGAAGGCGCTGAAAGCCGCCTCGACGTGACAGAGTTGGAAGTCGACTGAAGACTGACCGAGGTGGAGACGCAGCGTCGATAGGAGCTTGTGTTTACTCCGACGCTGCTACCTCCCTCCCGCCTACGAAAAGGAAAGTCCCTCCTTTCTATATATGTTCTGAACGTTCTTGTCTGTtccgaatttttgtttcttcttcgtgATACTCTGGAGCTGTAGGAGGGGAGGCGTAAGCAAAAACGACAGCCGGCGTAGCAtcatcacacacacaccacagaCGTCGTCTCATTTGGCCTTCCTTTGAATATTTTTGGCTCTTAGTTTGTATTGGTTGTTATAATTTGtgcatcttttctttttttttcacagccTTTGCCCAAGCTCTGAGCTAGTGCGTATGAGTAGTCTCTGGATCTATCCACCTTGCTTTACAGCTTGTGAGCTTCGTATGGTGATTTCACGAAGAACAATTTTATCAATTCGGCATAAGTGACTGCGTTTAAATATGTGCTCGActaatcttttgttttgtctaaaCTTGCGACGTAATGTCGATTTTTTATACGAATGTACCCCTTAAAGCGCATTTGTTGAAAGGGCACGAAATACAAAGAGATGGATTAAGACGCACTCTAagtctttcttgttttaaacGGAAAATCaattgttccttttttttattgtcattACGGAGAGCTGAATTTGCTGTATGGCTTCAGATCACATGAAGGAAAAGCTTGTGCTTTCTCTGTTCGTTAATACAACGACAGAAATAACGCTTGCTGTCCAAGGAGAATGGAGAAACTAttaaaaagaaggagagagaaaaaaagtcCTTGTCGTGCCTTGTCTAAAGGGGAGTACCCAAGATATAACATATTGCCTTACAATGCTCGGTAAGTGTATGTCTCTACGTTTTTAATTTCAGGAGACATTCTTTTGGTACTAGGACAAGCACTTAAttaaatggaaatgaaaacgaCATGCAATTTCATAGGGCGGGGACATTGAACCATTTGACTTCCCGTATTAAATTGAAGAGATGTTTTGCGTGTTGGGATATTCAGTCAAAGCCCAGTGCAGCTTTGCCATCTATTTCCTAATTTAATGTCTTTTTCTTGCCTTCGTTGCAATCTCGGTTCCGTGTTGTTGCAACAGAACATGAAGGTTACATTTTCCATCGGATTACTGATAATGTTCCTTCTTTTCCATCCCTAGATGGCAGTAGGGAACAAAACAGCCAAGTAGCAGACAACATTCTTGACAGCCTGATTCTCCTAGTCCAATCCCAAACTGCCGGTCGTGCTTCAGCCTGTTAGGTAATACACAGATAGAACTAACATATTAATCACGCACTATGAGCATTTGTTTGAAGCTAAAATCTTTTACATTTTATCGCGCAGTCATTGCCACTCGTCTCGTAAGAACAAACATTGAATCAAGAGTCAAAATGTCACAGGTACTTTCATTGAGCCTTTTGTGACGTTCGTTATATGACTTTTCTTAAAAACTAGATTGCTAATGAAGGCAAACATGAAAAAGTCCTTTTGGCATTTGACTTTGATCACACAATCATCAACGACAACAGTGACACCTATGTCACCAAGCTGGCTCCAAATGGAAAGATACCATCGGAAATAAAAGCCCTCTACAGTGATCAAGGTTGGACCCTTTTCATGTCCGAGATTTTTCGTtacctacattcaaacaaaacgacaccgaaacaaattttggagtGCATGactgaaatttcattttcccctGGGATGGTTGACCTCTTGACAACACTTGACCAAACAAAGGCTGAAGCAATTGTTATATCAGATGCAAACTATATTTTCATTGATCATATTTTGACTTTCCATGGGCTTAAAGATAGGATCAATAAGATTTTTACAAATCCTGCCAAGTTTAACGATGAAGGACGTTTAGAGCTTGAAATGTACCACGTCCAAGATTCCTGTTCCTTAAGTACCGTCAATCTCTGTAAAGGTCAAATTTTAGAATCCTATATCGAAGaacgagcaaaagaaaatgttattttcacCCATGTCGCATTTGTCGGTGACGGCCAAAATGATTTCTGTCCTAGCCTGCGACTCTCTCctaaagattttgttttcccccgAGAAGGATATTCCCTGGTCAAGTATATCGAGAGAATGAAAGCCGAACAAGGCCTTCATATCAAAGCAAACATTCACACGTGGAGCTCGGGGTTGGATATCCTAAAAGTTCTCTCTGAAAAAGTCCCATTGCTTGTCCAGCCAAACTCGTGAAAAGGAATGTCTGATTAAACTTTTACCATTGTTtttaactaaacaataaagatAAATTCGCCGTGCTAATCGTTTAAAAATGTCGTGCTTGTCGGGAATGTTTGAAAATCCGCTCGTGGTAGCTCACGTTTCCCTTGTTTGAACTGCATGCCCGTCCTTGTGCGACATCTGTGTAGAATTCATGGGGGGAAAAATCGTTTCGTTGCGACATTCGCTTCggtgccaaatcaattaaaacaCATTCATCCAAAAAATACGGGCAACTTTATTGACCTGTTTGATGGTAAGTAAGCTTTATAGTTAAACATACAGCAGTAAAGATGTCTGAAGCAGTCTAATTGCCTTGCCCCTTTTACCTTTCGCGGTTGTAAGAAAGAAGACTTTCTAGTTGGTTTTCCCCTTCCATCTTCGCCGTCGGTTCTTTCAAAATCTGCAACGTTGTGCAACATCAGCCCCTTAAGCGTTACGTCACGTGTCACTTTGCCGAACTGGAAAAACCTAAACTTCCGTGTCCCGTAGAGGAAATATCAGAAAGCTATATGGCCGTATGAGATGGTACCCCAGCAATGGACGATGAGTCAGATTCATTGGCATTTTTGCACTCGTTTGCCTGAATGCCCAACTTATTTCAAAATGCTATTGCAACgaacagtttttctttctcgatcCGATGTTTTGTTGCAATTTCAAAAAGGCAGTTGGGTACGACGTGCGACGAAATGATGCAATAAATTCGTCTAGAGCCGCGCATATtgatttcaaattttccaGCCCTTGCCAAATGCTGAAAAGAGAACCCGACAATATTATTGACATTGTTCCCACCAAACCGGTGTGAGAGCGGTAGGAGCAACAAATAACTAGCGTTTCGAGAATcgtcaaaatttttaatagtaaaaaaagaaaaacgtaggCTAACTCATTAGCTAAACGAAtggcaaaaaatgaaaatcctgGCTTACGTACGTGAGAATTAAAATCTGaattattttaggacttttcatttgaattcgATGTGAAAATGCCAATTGACATGGGATGCGCGTCACCTGAATTTATTCCAACTGCGATCAGATATTGACGGAACTAGTAAAAACCGATCACCGTACCATTATGAACATTATTCCACCACATGTTAAGCAACTAGAAATTTAGAAACCaaacatgcaaaaaaaagagattaaTTGATTAACAAGTGGCGCCGCTTCGACGACATAAATACTGATTTTCATAGAGAAATGTAGGTTATTTCACTGGAAAGTAAGGAGGTTACTTTCGCGTTTATGAATTCTTCATCGAAAGCTTTTCGAGTTTTATTTCTCATCATGGTCAACTAGTTCAAGTAGGCGGACTACGACGtatgccactttttttttattgacactTAACCTGCGGCCCAAATCGTACCGGGCTTACGTGccttttctcttctattttcCTTGTCATAGCGGTTATTCAGAGGGACACATGTTAAACGGTTTTTTCCGATACCAcgcctttttgtttctcttgtaCGATCGTGACCCATTCTCGATTCTTAATGACATTGAAATGTCTTACTGCCCTAgacggccattttctttttgctagaCTATCGCCAATCGTTTATTTTTGGATTTCTCTTAGTTAGCTGCGACTGACCTCAATTTTCACTTAATGGAATTTATGCCCGATTGAATAATGGCTACTGCTTACCTGCCTAATCTCCCGCACCATTTtcataattaaaatttttgaaagttttttcttttttgtggttgctggacGTGTTTTAAATGTAAATTCGCTGCCTTTCcagtggaaaaaaaacggacagcCTTGTCACGTAGTACGCGCCTGTCAATGTGCGGTTGATGGCTTTTTGTTCAAATTATTAAATGCGCATTTTTCTAGAGTGTAATGTTAAATCAGAGTTTTGACGTCAGCTGTGTACAGTTGTTTTTCTCCCGCACGGTCTTATCGTTGGTTTCCCAGCGTCCATACCTAAATAGCGATGGCCATTGCCCGCCTGTACCATCATGTACCATCCACCCTTAAGGggatttttcttcctttccctctttttttcttttagatttttgttttcctttcttttaattttttcggGTTTTCGTGAACTTACTGAGAAGACAAGAACCCAAAAAGGCCCAGCGGCTTTCTATCAGTGCATGCCACTATGTCCAAGTACGGAGTCCTTTCTCCAGTGAAAGATTTGATTCAACTCCACGTATTGAAAACGCATATCGTGTGGAAACAAAATAATGCTTACACCAGTTTTATGAACGGCGTCATGGGCCGAATGAGAGCAAGAAGAAGTAGGTGACCTGCTACGTGGGCTGCGTGGGCAGGCGAAAGGTGTCTGACAGGAGGGCGACCGTGAAACGTTCAAAACGGGTAAAACTGAAATCAAATGCGGTCGCAGCGTGTGCTACTAGCAGATCGTATAAGTAGAAGAATTCTCGGTAAATCTCTTGGCCGGTTAGGTGCGTTTCACGAAATCAGGCATGAAAAAACAGGACGAGGAAAACACAGTCGGTTGACATTTGAGTGGATTCCTGCTGCATTTCTAGTAGCAAATTAACGCATACTCGAATTCGAACGCCCTTCGATGCGGGTAATAATCAATGACCAGCCTGCCATTCTGGAAGATAACCTTTCGAAAAAcactgaaatgaaaattctatTCCTAGATGTGACCTTGCATTCGAGATAAAAAAAGACGTAGTGGATGTGTTGTAAAGAAAACTGATTAACAATCAGCGTCCCTTTTgattattgatttattttttttagctctttAAAGAATACACATCACGTcggttgttttcttgttgttcaGGTAACATTCTAGTAGTCACCGTCAATCACGTAGGGATTC
The nucleotide sequence above comes from Daphnia carinata strain CSIRO-1 chromosome 3, CSIRO_AGI_Dcar_HiC_V3, whole genome shotgun sequence. Encoded proteins:
- the LOC130697563 gene encoding pyridoxal phosphate phosphatase PHOSPHO2-like isoform X2; translation: MSQIANEGKHEKVLLAFDFDHTIINDNSDTYVTKLAPNGKIPSEIKALYSDQGWTLFMSEIFRYLHSNKTTPKQILECMTEISFSPGMVDLLTTLDQTKAEAIVISDANYIFIDHILTFHGLKDRINKIFTNPAKFNDEGRLELEMYHVQDSCSLSTVNLCKGQILESYIEERAKENVIFTHVAFVGDGQNDFCPSLRLSPKDFVFPREGYSLVKYIERMKAEQGLHIKANIHTWSSGLDILKVLSEKVPLLVQPNS
- the LOC130697563 gene encoding pyridoxal phosphate phosphatase PHOSPHO2-like isoform X1, whose product is MSICLKLKSFTFYRAVIATRLVRTNIESRVKMSQIANEGKHEKVLLAFDFDHTIINDNSDTYVTKLAPNGKIPSEIKALYSDQGWTLFMSEIFRYLHSNKTTPKQILECMTEISFSPGMVDLLTTLDQTKAEAIVISDANYIFIDHILTFHGLKDRINKIFTNPAKFNDEGRLELEMYHVQDSCSLSTVNLCKGQILESYIEERAKENVIFTHVAFVGDGQNDFCPSLRLSPKDFVFPREGYSLVKYIERMKAEQGLHIKANIHTWSSGLDILKVLSEKVPLLVQPNS